Proteins encoded together in one Telopea speciosissima isolate NSW1024214 ecotype Mountain lineage chromosome 6, Tspe_v1, whole genome shotgun sequence window:
- the LOC122664543 gene encoding prefoldin subunit 6-like encodes MASLSSSALRELQHELETKANDLNKLQKDIAKNHQVRKKYTIQLGENELVLKELDLLNENANVFKLMGPVLVKQDLAEANAHVRKRIDYISAELKRLDGTLQDMEEKQNSKKDAILKLQQRIQALQAGKVKA; translated from the exons ATGGCATCTTTGTCTTCTTCTGCTCTTCGAGAACTACAGCACGAGCTCGAGACGAAAGCCAACGATCTCAATAAGCTCCAAAAAG ATATTGCGAAGAACCATCAAGTGAGAAAGAAGTACACCATCCAGCTCGGTGAAAATGAACTTGTTCTCAAA GAGTTGGATCTGTTGAATGAGAATGCTAATGTGTTCAAGTTGATGGGTCCGGTCTTAGTGAAGCAAGATTTGGCAGAGGCAAATGCTCATGTCCGCAAGCGGATTGACTATATCTCCGCTGAATT GAAACGCCTAGATGGTACTCTTCAAGATATGGAAGAGAAACAGAACAGCAAGAAGGATGCA ATCTTAAAGCTACAACAGAGAATTCAAGCTCTACAAGCTGGAAAAGTGAAGGCATAA